The window AGGAGAAGGACATCCAAAAATATCGGGATACGGTGAGAAACATAATTGGCATAAgcagagtatattttgggaatTACCTTATTggaaacatcttcttcttcgtcataatcttgatgtgatgcatatagagaagaatttttttgataatatcATCAATACATTGCTGAATGTTCAAGTAAAAACAAAAGACAATGTTAAATCCCGTCTTGATTTGGCTGATATTTGCAATCGGAAAGACCTGCATATGACTAGTGACGGAAAAGCTCCAGTTCCATTATTTAGATTATCTCCTCAATCCAAGACATGTCTATTTAATTGGTTGAAAAAGGAAGTTAAATTTTCTGATGGTTATTCATCAAATCTATCTTCTTCGGTTGATTTTAATGGAGGAAAGCTTTCTGgaatgaagagtcatgattgtcatgtttTTATGCAAAGATTACTTCCAATAGCTTTTGCGGAGTTATTACCTAGCAACATCCATCAAGCATTATCAGGTATTTATTCTATGTACATATAATTCTTCTTACATAAGTGATGAATACAAATattgataattattttcttacagGTATAAGTTTATTCTTTCGTGATCTATGTGCACGGACCTTGGACAAAGATTATGTGGAGATATTAACTAGCAATATCGCTATTATCTTGTGTAACTTGGAAAAAATATTTCCACCATCTTTTTTTGATGTGATGGAGCATTTGAGCGTTCATCTCCCTTACGAGGCAAAACTAGGTGGTCCAGTCCAATTTCGATGGATGTATGCGTTTGAACGatatatgtatcatttgaagaagaaggcaaaaaataaagctaaaattGAAGGATCCATCATAGAACAATATGTTAACGAggaaatttcagatttttgctCATATTATTTTGAAGCTTATATCAGGACTAAAATTCGCAATGATTCTCGCAATGATGATGGAGGTGGCGTCCATAACAACTTATTTCCAGATATTTCTGAAATATTTTTACAAGGTGGAAGAGGCAGTGGAAAATCTTTGGACTTTTGGTTGGACTCAAAAGATTATCAACGTGCGCACTCATACGTCCTTTTAAATGTAGTTATCTGCAACCCTTTGAAAAGTAagttaactttaaatttaatattggTCTTAAGATTATTATATTCATAATACACTGTGATTTTTGTATACAGATTATTTGAAGAAGACATAAAAAGGACGTATCCCACCACAAATGAGGCTCAGTTGTTTGATTTAAAAGAACATTAGTTTGCATCATGGTTAGAAAAACATGTAAGTATTAAACTGACATCTAgcaatatctaaaatataaagtacCTTACTTACtataattattgtatttttcAGATTGGAGGCGACACAAACCGCAGTATATATCTGTTATGGTTGCATGACTTGGTACACAGACCGGCAACTAAAGTAACCTCTTGGCCAATATATTTTTGTCGAGGATACAACTTCCATACGCTAGATCATGGAAAAGATCGCAGTACGTTCAACTATGGTGTTTGTGTGAAAGGAACATCTGATTTAACTGAAGAATCTGAATGTTATGGaatcataaaacaaatatttgagTTGTATTATCCAGGAGTTGTTGGTCTTCGAATTGTACTTTTCAGATGCGATTGGTATGACTCAACAATGGATAAAGGTGTACGCATAAACAGATCTGGGATCGTTGATGTTAATCGCTCTAGACGGTACGGAAAATATGATCCGTTTATTTTTGCTAGCCAAGTGGACCAAGTATGCTTTATATCATATCCTCGTCTAAGCCAAAAGAATAGTGATTGGTATGCTACAATGAAGATGCAACCAAGGGGAAAAGTTATATGCAGTGAGGAATTGGATCCGAGTCCTTTACAATACGAGAGTGATAATACTGTTATTGTGGCTGATCCATTTATCACAGTCAATGATTTAGCTGACCAACAAGAACAGTTTGTCAACCTGCATGATGTTCTTGATGAGGAACTAGACTCAGAACAAGATGACGAAGTATCTCAAGATTCTCAATCAACAGAAGACAGTTCAGACTTCTGAGACGTCTAGACGTGAAACTGCGACCAAGAAGATGACAAATCCTCTTTTTATTCTTTAGTTTTCTTACATTGACATCTTGATTATTAAcagctctcttttttttttcttttgaaacacTTACCAGCTCATTCTTCCTTTAATTGTTTAAACTGTCTCTATTTCagcatttttaattttatttctaaattcaTCGACCTATTTTTCTcgcatttatatattaatttatctcCTATTTAGCAAAGTATGAAAAACAGAGtgatttgttcaaaaaaaaagaagaaaaacagagTGTTACACTCGTGGTTCCTTGGCTCTGCGAATTTGGTTAACAATTGGGCTTATCACGGGATCGGGCCTGATTTTTCATACAGAACAGTGAGGACCCTTGACCATATGCTTTCCTATGTTTCTTCACCTGAGAAAAAAAAGAGCGACAGAGCGGCGATGGCTATTCGGAAGCGATCTTCACAGCCACAACAGATGGAGCTCCGGCGATAGCAGTTCAAGCTTGGATGGTGCTCTCGGACTTCCCCTGGTCTTCAATCTGCTGCAGAGAAGCTGAACCGACAACACATCCGAGCATTGGCGATgggttcttcttctcttcttcctcctcaggCTTCTACTGTTTACATATGAGGACGACATGCATGTACAGAGTTAACTCTTTTCTATCGGTGAACTCCTCAACTTCTATAACTCTTTTCTGTCGTTTCATGGTTGTGTATGGAAACAGACCTGTGGTCCTGACTCTTTTATGTCGTCTCATGGTTATATTTTCTTTCTACTACTGCCGAAAATATAGTTTCTTGTTGTTACTTGAGAGTGACTGTGTTTACTGGTTTTCTTATAGTTTTTTATTCTCTTTTCAAGCATGTATGTGCTCTGTTTTGACTGATTTTCAGTAGATGACtttgtttaattgttttaacGGTTTGAACTTTGCAATGGTAAATTCAGTTTTGGTAAGTTATTCTAGTTTCATACTAAAAGTTCTATACTTTTgagttttatttgaaaatttattaaatagttCACAAGAAATGAGCTTGTAACTAcgaatatatttactttttagtCAAATGTTTTTCCCTCCTTATATTTCATTTGCCGCTTCACTTTAGTTTGTTTAGAGAATATTATGCTAAAAAGATATGGATATACCAATATCGGGAGGTTtagattttgttattttcatatgcatatatatttatatacagcCTATACGGTGTTTTTAACAATCCAGTAAACTTCTGCATCGCAGTTCTTTGAAAGCAACTCATCTCCAGATGGCAAATGAGGGTGAAAATCATGGAGCAGCCCAACCTATGAATGTCTTAGGTGTTCTTAATCCTTCCAGAGTGAATGGATCATTGtggtaaaaagaaagatactgtatatatattttatatatatgaaccTCACGTTATTGTTTAAGTTACCTTATATTTTTGCTTTTGTTTATAGGTTCAAACGTGATTCCGTAATCACTAGTGAGATAAGAACAATCATCCGATCTGATTTTCCTGGCCCGTATAGAAACTGGTCAACTACCCCGAAACATGTAAAAGAGCGATGGTGGTTCACATTCAAGGTATATCACAAAACattacatatacaaaaaaattaaaaaaaaatcttgttttatGTTTCCATTGGAATAGAAATACTTATGCCATATGTATAGCGctcttacatttttaaaaaatatatttcagagAAAATTCTTTTGGAATGACTTGATTGAATCCGAGGTGCGTAAGATGTTTTGCAAATGTGCTGCGACTAAACTGATCGATATGATCAGCCGAGTAAAAGAAAGAGGTAAACAGCCATATTGGATCCTTGATGATTACTACAAAGACTTGGTTGCCTACTGGGGAACAGATAAAGCTAaggaaaaaaagtaaaaaagcgTCTAAGAGTGGAATGTCAGATCGAAACGGGCTGGGACCTCTTAAACACCGAGCTGGCTCACGTTCATATGCTAGGGTTGCCGATATATTGGTAAGACACTTGTTTTCATATGTACtactttaaatattattttctaacaCTTCTCTTTTGTAGAAAGAAAAGAACGGAGATGCATCTTACATTGATGTTCTTCGTGAGACACAAAAGAAATCAGATGGGTCATTTGTGGATGAAAGGGCAAGGCTAATTAGTGAAGGATTTGAAAAAAATGTAGCTGATCATATGCTTGAAGATGATATCCTAGTCACAGAAGAGCTAACTTCTGAGAAGAAGAATCAAATGTATTTGAAGGTAATGCAATAGTtctaaaaatctttttattttcctaGATTTCttcatagattttttttgtcttacatatattatattctacAGTTGGTTGATTCAACACAAGGTCGTGTGTTTGGTCTTGGAGCTCTTCTTAGTGAGGTTTCCCTCAATGCTAAAATGCCAGTCACCATTGAAACCCACTTAGAAAGTGATGAGTTCAAGAAAAAGGTGGAAGacatttctcaagaaaatgaagatATCAAAGAAAGGCTGAGCAAACTTGAAGGCTTGGAGAAAATGATTGCCATCCTTTGTCCAGCTATTCTATCCAGGGGTGTCAACAACAACCAAGTTTAAATTGGCTGCTTTTGTTATTTTTCGAaggttttattagttttattctagttttaaattattgCTGGATTTTCTCTATTAATGCattgttgatttttttgaatattttagttTAGTTAATAAAATTGGTCATTTGacttttgtttattataaaatatatatatatatatatatatatatatatatatatcataaaagcTAAATAACACATCGAATATTgcttataaaaaaacaattaatctaTGCAACGTTGTTGATATCtactaattttattaaaatattaattgttaaCCATATAGTAGCCACGTAAAAAAATATTGGCAACAAAtgtactatttaaaaaataaatataggaAAATTTGCAACAAAATTAGCTACATCTTTTATATAGCAAATTTTGTAACAATTTTAATTGCAACGTTAAAATTGTACCAATATATTTTGTTGcattaatattactaaatttcaGAAAACAATAATTGCAAATTTGCAATGTTGTTTGCTATATATTTTACGTAGCAATGACTTGCCACCATTtatggttacaaaatatgttgtaaATATACAACAAAATTGCTATAAAAAATTGTTGCAATAATATGACATATATAGCAACATTTCAATTTGTTGCTAATTTTGCTACGTATATGCAACAAACATGGATTTGCAACATTCAAACAGCAAGAAGTTAAAATTTGTTGCAATTTTATTGCAATTTTATATTTGCAACAATATATGAGCATATTGCAACAATATATCATTATTGCAATAGAGCTCTTTTCTTGTAGTGTCTCAACTCTAGTCAACGGTACAATAGAAAGAACACTTGGAGGAATACCTTTAAAGGGACCGGTTCTGTATGTTGGCAATCACATATTCCTTGATCTTGAACTGCGTCCAGCAGCAATTCATTTCTTAAAAAAGAGGAACATTATCTTCTGTGGCCTGGCACATCCTGTGATGTTTGCCAAAAATATAAGCTCAAAGCTCCCTGATGTGCAGATGTTCCTCACAGTTAGGATAATAGGCGCAGTTCCTGTCGCAAACATGAATTTCTACAAGCTGCTTCGTTCAAAGGCTCATGGGGTGTTGTATCCTGAAGATGTATGTGCAGCTTTGCACAGAAAAGTAGTCAACAGTTTTTGTTTTCTCCATGTATGGCTTTGACACATTTTCTGTAGATCATttgtaaatgataataaatcatttataggACTTTCTAAATATCTGTTATCATTTATTGACGCTTAtaaggtttataaatcatttttaaatgataataaataatataattgtttGTAGAAGTCTACAAATCATttgttaatatttaaaaatcatttataatggtttataaaccATATTTTAAGGGTtataaatcttttataaaatcttataaatccTTTGTAAGAGTATAAAGAAACTTATACTTATAAGACAATTTATAGATTAtctataagggtttataaatctttcataaaatttataaattatctataagagtttgtaaagacatttataagattttataaaacaatttatagatCATATATAAGGATTTATTAAACCATTTATTAGgttcataaatatatttataattggttatcaaaacaatttataaggCTATCTAAATAtcttattaaattataattcatttataagagtttataaaatcagtttatAAGGATATGTAATAACAAACTTGAACTTAGTTTTCTAAAAGGCTTTATAcggattataaataatttataaatgtttataaatcatttatgaagatttataaattgtttataaatacttataaattatttataagggtttataattcatttataagaatatataaaaatatttataaggttttataaaatcatttaaaaggATTTGTGAAATTTTCTAAGGgtattttgtttataaagtcttaaaaaaaattttaaaaagcttataaatcatttataaggaTTTGTAGAAAACTTTTGtctaaattataaactaattttaagGGGTTTATGAATCatttataagaatatatagaaatttttttataagggtctataaataatttataaggtatTTAATAGACTTtgtaagggtttataaaaatcCTTACAAAGGTAATTCATTTataaggacgtccgtggtgttCATTTATAAGGATTTGTAGATTTTCAAAAGGTAATTCATTTATGAAGtcttataacattttataaagacTGAATCACTTATAAGGGTTTGTGAAAACTTTTTccaaattataaatttgtttataaggGTTAATAAAACAtctataagaatatatatatatatatatatatatatatatatatatatatatatatatatatgtaacctaTGGGTATAAAGGGTGAATATGGAACTAAGGGGAATAATCATTCCTACTCGTTCTTTAAGAGTTACATCATTTTTGAAGAACTTTTGTTGTGTCTAATTCTTCGTCACTTCTTAAATTTTAGGGTGTTTTAcaaaaccaacccatattttcaagtcaaaatcaaaactaaccctttttttgtccatactattcatcaataaaatttccatactatccttatgtttttgaattattcacaaaattgtcatttttatttatttttttattaatttcgaaattaacaaaaaaccaaatacaccctaaccattttttcttatttacaaaaatgcaatcatcatcaattttttcaaccaccatgaaccaccatttttgagctctaaagccctagaattcaattttcaaccacttttttctcattctaacccaaaaaacttcatttcctctcatctcctctacatttccatctaaaaaactctcataactatcattttcataatcacaaacttcatattttcgagtttcttcattagtgaatcgttaaagatgcttctttttgctcatatttggagtttggacgattgaaaaggttggaaacgagctttacacaggaaaaaggtaactatttacatggttatcgttctttttcagatctgtgtcgcaacggtagactgttttgtatgtctacgcctccgtggagacttacgatggagtctatttgtcaacgcacgggttagttttgcaattgaccagacaaattttttttctaacgcagacttcCCCAGTAATCTCCGTCTTTActtttgacaacaaaaataaaactttcggtagacttactaagacgtctacctaaaagaggttagtttttcatttgaccgaacttttgacttttcaaaatagacttcaacgAAAGTCTACAAAATGTAAACTGCCAACGAAGTCTATAAAAtgtcagttttgcatttgaccaaaactttgacttcgtggaataggttagttttgtgtttgaccaaaaattttaaaagcaatcaaaaatttattaaattgtagacttcatatgcagtcttcttatcttaaaaaaaatgtagactgcgtataaagtctacttttttattttggtcaaatgcaaaaccaacccgtcggatttgagagtagacttcacaagaagtctacacacccgtagacgttcatttcaatctactgattggaagtcaaacttggtcaattgcaaaactaacatctttcaaaaaaattcaaacatgtagactgcatatgaagtctagttctgaaagtcaaatcttggatgaattctggtcaattgcaaaaagtaacctttttaaattgtagactgaaataaaagtctacatgtacaaaatcacaacttttattcaactatagaaagcaacccgtaaaatggtcaattgcaaaaaccaacccaaaaGTAGATCTATTTGAcagtctacgtctgtaaactgaaaagaacgtctatatcttcagagactgaatattaagtctgcatagaaaaatctataaaaatgtgaatttgtgtattattcattaagttttttctagtttttttgtttgacagtgtgtgttagttaatcctaatgggtttgagtgattttgaaaagaattttttttataattatgaaggtataattcatttgatttgacaatgttgttagctaataactgtagacgtatttgtaagtcttcgtttatagttttgctagtaaggctgagcttgtttcaaagctgaagtcggtggctgtggaatataaatttacattctcagcatataagacaacgaaaactctgtatgtggctaagtgtcgtgttcaaggatgtggttggaaacatagagcgagtgtgaagcatgggccaaagacattttaggtgacaaaatattcgaaaaggatgaagaatcaaaaaggttgaagaatgttccttgtgcatgatggctgtatacatggtaaacttcttgaaatgacacaagaagattatgatctgaacaacaaaattgagaagatggtgctaacctattccttaccaaacatcatttaaaacaaatgactccgaatagacaaatactcctcttatgcctgtcacgaataatcgacaagtacggaacttgatcgagttatctaagacacactttgtacgcctttgtgtatcaagcctgcGCCAAATACACTAGAAATTtttggattgactatatgttAGATAAAAGTGTAGACatttttgtaaatctacaaatgtagactgtagttgaagtctacgtcgtaaattctattaaaagtgtatttgtgtattattcatcatattttttcatgatttaattattttacagtgtatgttagtaaaattttaatggtcttggatgaatttcacaatttaatgtgttataattatacacttgatacttattgcaaattgttttgattagtgttattcttgaaaatatttgggaaaattttgtatagattttcttcttctcacatgtgtgttagttattattttagcttatggtggttttacttgtttggttggttagatcttgtgaaaaaattgatatctaacaaaaaattaatagtatcatacaagtgaaaacaactaaaaatgaatacaatgattatgcattaaaaaattatttaaaaattaatattttattatgaaagttattatagagcaatatattaaaaagtattcttaagtatgtttgatttttcataatcttgatgcctcaaataaagtcttggaaaaagtacctgcaaaataagatagagttatgagaaaaacataagataaaaaatgaaatcatattttagtagactttttattaagtctacgtaaagttattgtttagtagactttagttgaagtctacactaatgaaaaaattttcatatctaaaagtgtgcatttagaaaatttgaaaatactttgttctggaaaatatttcaaaaatggttttttgtcatccttgtaacaaagcaaaaagataatgtatgaatctataagtttagttcattataaacacaaaatatcttataatgaatatatggaaagcttacatttttgggaagatgatttgaaaacattggaagagaatacctaaaaaataaaataaaattatgaaaaataagataaaaattaaaatcatatttgggtaaacttctaatgaaatatgcttaaaagtcaaggctagtagacttcatttgaagtctaccagccgtaagttttaactatatttcaaatgaagtccactctataaaaaaaatagatctggaaataaatatattaaaaatatgaaataagtctaaatctaaaaaacttttaaaaatatgatttaatagataaaatagttataaattaaagacatattaatatgaattttaatatgtaactttatttgaatataaatactagaacacaAATATGCTTCCCGATATGCTTCTCGGACTTCAACATCATTCATGTTCCACGGGCGCGCAATCAGACttcagattttttagctaagactgcaagatccttccatagggagttattttttattggttgttctattccggtttggttacccaaaccacctcaagtttgagtaatagaatggccttttgacgtcaaaaaaaaaaaaataatactagaacacaaattttaaatctatagatgtaaaccttacTTTTCTAtgaggagaagagaacaactatggaagaaaatacctgcaaaataagataaaattattaaaaaacataaaaaaaattaaagtcatatttttgtagacttccaatgaagtctgcttaaactttgtggtttagtaaacttcatatgaagtctgcaagctttagtaaacttctttagaaATCTACACTGTttgataattttcagatctgaaaaaatctatatattttgaaatgtgaaaataattttaaatctgaaaatactttacataatagaatttataaggtaaactagtagcaaattaatatagagagcttgatctataaatttatttgaatataaacatgtaaatacatatttaaaatctattaatctaaaacttacatttttagaggagaagatgaaatccatgagtgataattcctaccaaaaaaatataatatgatgagaaataaataacataaaaatacacatttaaaatctatagatctaaaacttacatttcttaaaggagaagatgaaaaccatgaatcataatatctaaaatgacaagataatattgtgagaaagacttgagaaaattttagagagaaagaagataatgagagagttttagaaacaattgagagaattttagagagaagagagagagttttagagagaagggagagagtcTTAAAAACTTTAgcagccactttagagagagactgtataaattttgtttatgtagggagacaaaaatgtaactagattaaaatttacgatactgtagacttcgtttgaagtctactaaaattaaaattttggagtagattttactataacatagtagacctttttggaagtctactatgataatttaattattgttgtttattctttattatttaataattttaatatgtgatttattaaattcatttctttatttttttaatagttatagtatatgatttcacttttttattcataaggaacttaacttagtttaaatataatgattttttgtaaaacaaattgaaaaatatagactgaaaaagacgtcttcagataaatagattttattgtaggtctacgaaaccctaaaccacaaatctcaaatcctaaatgttttgcttgataatcaaaaagtctcatttatacaaaatataaactactaaacattaatatgcagatttaagttaataaaacaaaaaaaaaaacaaaatctaaaatctaaccctatgaaatcaactactaaaagacataacatgttagaattttttgtttctaaacaaTGAATATAGTCTAacacatgataaccaaattagtatatattcttcaaaattgttcgattatatgaaattttaatttatttacttcatattatctattatattgatgattagttaaaaatatcacaataattatttttatacattttcaaaattaaattattagatcaaattagagtgtagattacaaaacaaatctataaagtagacttcgtaggaagtctatatatatgtagacttcttttattacgtgtagacttccaaaggatagaaacgtaaa of the Brassica rapa cultivar Chiifu-401-42 chromosome A03, CAAS_Brap_v3.01, whole genome shotgun sequence genome contains:
- the LOC117132701 gene encoding uncharacterized protein LOC117132701, which gives rise to MANEGENHGAAQPMNVLGVLNPSRVNGSLWFKRDSVITSEIRTIIRSDFPGPYRNWSTTPKHVKERWWFTFKKEKNGDASYIDVLRETQKKSDGSFVDERARLISEGFEKNVADHMLEDDILVTEELTSEKKNQMYLKLVDSTQGRVFGLGALLSEVSLNAKMPVTIETHLESDEFKKKVEDISQENEDIKERLSKLEGLEKMIAILCPAILSRGVNNNQV